A single region of the Idiomarinaceae bacterium HL-53 genome encodes:
- a CDS encoding polar amino acid transport system substrate-binding protein, with protein sequence MFTRTMLVLCVAVLSGCPAQTPEMPAQQESVAARCQLTLGYDAWEPYQYKDIGHEVRGVDIELAEAVLEHMNCDLEFVQATWLDLLRGLEIGEIDMLVGASKTPERERYAWFSTNYRDEQFVLFVREGELHRYREMNTVETFLNEGYRLGVVNQYYYGDPVQTLTSTDAFSDQVRGAIISELNMARLIDQDVDGVLEDELVGLSMIRRKGFAEYVTPSHIEVGASPVYAMFSKETVTEAQVEAFNAALVTIHNNGTYADILARYGL encoded by the coding sequence ATGTTTACACGTACCATGCTCGTTCTTTGTGTTGCAGTACTGTCGGGGTGTCCCGCACAAACACCCGAAATGCCCGCGCAACAGGAATCGGTCGCTGCGCGTTGTCAGTTAACTCTCGGCTATGACGCCTGGGAGCCTTATCAATATAAAGATATCGGCCACGAAGTGAGAGGCGTAGATATTGAGCTAGCGGAAGCAGTTCTTGAGCACATGAATTGTGATTTGGAATTCGTTCAGGCGACGTGGCTCGATCTATTGCGAGGGTTAGAAATTGGTGAAATCGATATGCTGGTGGGCGCCTCGAAAACGCCAGAGCGAGAGCGTTATGCTTGGTTCTCAACGAATTATCGAGATGAACAGTTTGTGCTCTTCGTACGAGAGGGAGAGCTGCATCGGTATCGTGAGATGAACACGGTCGAGACCTTTCTAAACGAAGGCTATCGGCTCGGTGTCGTGAATCAGTACTATTATGGCGACCCGGTACAAACACTCACTTCTACCGATGCGTTCTCAGATCAGGTGCGAGGGGCGATAATTAGTGAGCTCAATATGGCCAGGCTGATTGATCAAGATGTAGATGGTGTCTTAGAGGACGAGTTAGTGGGGCTCTCTATGATTCGTCGGAAAGGCTTCGCTGAATACGTCACTCCAAGCCATATTGAGGTGGGAGCGTCTCCTGTGTATGCCATGTTCTCAAAAGAAACGGTCACCGAAGCCCAAGTGGAAGCGTTCAATGCTGCGTTAGTCACAATTCACAATAATGGTACTTATGCAGATATTTTAGCGCGCTATGGACTTTAA
- a CDS encoding iron(III) transport system ATP-binding protein gives MSLLKLNQVNVGFGKQTIVDSVEFSLEAGDIGCLLGPSGCGKTTLLRAIAGFEPLRSGSIELDGRLVSSPGQLIPPEKRNVGMVFQDFALFPHLSVGENISFGLRDWDAQSKQKRVTQLLEHVGLEGYAHRYPHQLSGGQQQRIALARALAPRPKLLLLDEPFSSLDAELRESLATEVRGLLKQENITALLVTHDQQEAFAMADKAGVMYHGRMLQWSTPYGLYHEPEHHLVADFIGHGVLLRGAITADKRVETPLGLLEGEEVPQNSEGETVDVLIRPDDIVLDERSERRAKIIGKGFRGAHFLYTVALNDGSQVLCMAPSHHEYQVGSEVGLRLNLDHLVLFPAGYCET, from the coding sequence ATGAGCCTGTTAAAGCTTAACCAAGTAAATGTCGGTTTTGGTAAGCAAACAATTGTCGACTCGGTAGAGTTCTCCCTCGAGGCTGGTGATATAGGCTGTCTGCTGGGGCCCTCCGGTTGCGGTAAAACCACGCTATTGCGCGCTATCGCAGGCTTTGAACCCTTGCGTTCGGGCAGTATTGAGTTAGACGGCCGCCTCGTAAGCTCACCTGGGCAGCTCATTCCCCCAGAGAAACGGAATGTAGGCATGGTTTTCCAAGACTTCGCCCTTTTCCCGCACTTGTCGGTGGGCGAGAACATTAGTTTCGGATTACGTGACTGGGATGCGCAAAGCAAACAAAAGCGCGTCACGCAATTACTCGAGCATGTGGGTTTAGAAGGTTATGCTCACCGCTATCCGCATCAGCTTTCAGGGGGCCAACAACAGCGAATCGCTCTTGCTAGAGCGCTCGCCCCACGCCCTAAGCTACTATTACTCGACGAACCTTTTTCTAGCCTAGATGCAGAGTTAAGAGAATCCCTCGCAACTGAAGTTCGGGGTCTGCTCAAACAAGAGAACATTACAGCACTCTTGGTCACTCATGATCAGCAAGAGGCATTTGCAATGGCCGACAAAGCTGGCGTGATGTACCACGGCAGAATGCTTCAATGGAGCACTCCATATGGTTTATATCACGAGCCAGAACATCATTTAGTTGCAGATTTTATTGGCCATGGCGTGCTCTTGCGCGGCGCCATTACCGCAGACAAACGCGTGGAAACCCCGTTAGGGTTACTCGAAGGAGAAGAAGTTCCACAAAACAGTGAAGGCGAAACGGTCGACGTATTGATTAGACCTGACGATATCGTGCTTGATGAAAGAAGTGAGCGACGTGCCAAAATTATTGGTAAAGGCTTTCGTGGGGCGCACTTTCTCTACACAGTTGCACTGAACGATGGCAGCCAAGTTCTGTGTATGGCCCCCTCCCACCACGAATATCAAGTAGGAAGCGAGGTTGGGCTAAGGCTAAACTTAGACCACCTCGTACTTTTCCCTGCCGGCTACTGTGAAACTTAA
- a CDS encoding iron(III) transport system permease protein, whose protein sequence is MQEQALAAVRRFSLPLLASIVCLPLLVVVGAFFVGLAGAEQRDTLHHLWQYVIGEYVLHTLMLMVGVGLLVTLLGVSSAWLTTACNFKGVTWLRWALLLPLAMPAYITAYTYSGMLSFEGSVQSLLRALFNWDFGDYYFPEIRSLTGAILVLSFVLFPYVYLITRAAFLEQSRATMEASRVLGLSPWRSFWRVALPMARPAIATGVTLALMETLADYGTVQFYGVTTFTTGIFRTWYGMGDPVGALQLASILLSAVVILMVVERISRRQSKYHNGNRGSQPARPFELNGWKAVAAFSACFLPVLIGFILPALQLMAWSFRHLDTWLDPNFHQLIRNSIFLALLASLLTVLIALWFCYGKRRQPTAWTRLSVNFASVGYAIPGVVVAVGVIVPFAWFDQQLIALSKSLFGINPGLVLSGTILALLFAYLVRFLSVSIQTVDSGLAQISPAMDESGRILGLKSSQVLTRIHFPLLKTSLLTAGILVFVDVLKELPATLILRPFNFNTLAVRAYEMAGDERLAQAGPAALMIVIAGLIPVILLSRAIQARHQSKQELKTLPQKAEEIYEPVKA, encoded by the coding sequence ATGCAGGAACAGGCTCTCGCAGCGGTACGCAGATTTAGCTTACCGCTTCTTGCCTCTATTGTCTGCTTGCCCCTACTCGTTGTAGTCGGGGCATTTTTCGTTGGTTTAGCAGGAGCCGAGCAGCGAGATACATTGCACCACCTTTGGCAGTATGTCATTGGCGAGTATGTTTTACACACCCTCATGCTCATGGTAGGTGTCGGATTATTAGTTACGCTGCTAGGCGTGAGTAGTGCTTGGCTTACCACCGCATGCAACTTTAAAGGTGTCACATGGCTGCGTTGGGCGTTGTTGCTCCCACTTGCCATGCCCGCATATATTACCGCTTATACGTACAGCGGCATGCTGAGTTTCGAAGGCAGTGTGCAATCTCTCTTGAGAGCCCTCTTTAACTGGGACTTTGGTGATTATTATTTCCCGGAGATTCGCTCTCTCACCGGCGCTATATTGGTGTTAAGTTTTGTTTTATTCCCATATGTTTATCTGATCACACGAGCCGCTTTTTTAGAACAATCTCGAGCAACCATGGAAGCGAGTCGCGTGCTCGGGCTGTCGCCTTGGCGAAGCTTTTGGCGCGTGGCATTGCCTATGGCGCGCCCAGCAATTGCCACAGGCGTTACGCTTGCGCTAATGGAAACACTTGCCGACTATGGCACCGTGCAATTCTACGGCGTGACAACCTTTACCACAGGGATTTTCAGAACCTGGTATGGCATGGGCGACCCTGTAGGCGCATTACAACTCGCCAGTATCTTGTTGAGTGCTGTTGTTATACTCATGGTGGTTGAGCGCATTTCAAGGCGGCAATCGAAATATCACAATGGAAACCGTGGCTCACAGCCCGCACGTCCATTCGAACTCAACGGCTGGAAAGCTGTGGCCGCGTTTTCGGCTTGTTTCCTACCCGTTCTCATTGGGTTTATTTTACCCGCCTTACAGCTTATGGCATGGTCATTCCGACACCTAGATACCTGGTTAGATCCAAATTTTCATCAGCTCATTAGAAACAGTATCTTTCTCGCATTGTTGGCATCACTGCTTACAGTGCTAATCGCATTATGGTTTTGCTACGGCAAGCGGCGCCAACCCACCGCGTGGACTCGTTTAAGTGTGAATTTTGCTTCCGTGGGCTACGCCATTCCGGGGGTGGTAGTTGCCGTGGGTGTTATTGTTCCCTTCGCTTGGTTTGATCAACAACTCATTGCTTTAAGTAAAAGTTTGTTTGGGATAAACCCCGGGCTTGTTCTTTCCGGCACCATTCTCGCATTGCTTTTTGCTTACCTCGTGCGCTTCCTCTCGGTGTCTATCCAGACAGTTGACAGTGGGCTTGCACAGATTAGTCCAGCAATGGACGAATCGGGCAGAATTCTTGGTTTGAAATCCTCTCAAGTTTTAACGCGTATTCACTTTCCGTTGCTGAAGACAAGCCTTCTTACTGCAGGAATCCTCGTTTTCGTAGATGTACTCAAAGAGCTTCCAGCAACGCTTATTCTCAGACCTTTTAATTTTAATACCCTAGCAGTCAGAGCTTATGAAATGGCAGGAGACGAGCGACTGGCCCAAGCCGGCCCGGCGGCGTTAATGATTGTCATTGCGGGTTTAATTCCAGTAATATTGCTGAGCCGCGCGATTCAAGCGCGGCATCAAAGTAAGCAAGAATTGAAAACCCTACCGCAAAAGGCCGAGGAGATTTATGAGCCTGTTAAAGCTTAA
- a CDS encoding iron(III) transport system substrate-binding protein: MKPIFKVILAALIIIGLIITLVPRDNEGSSVNIYSSRKEDLIKPLLDRFTEETGIQVNLVTGSGDGLLTRLQNEGENSPADLFLTVDAGALHRAKTANLFQAVNSEALSNNIPDYLRDADNQWFGLSMRARTIFYAKDRVNPEELSDYLSLADEQWRGRICIRSSDNIYNQSMIAAMIEHHGEEATEAWARGLVANFARDPVGGDRDQIHAVASGQCDIAIANTYYFGAMAASGDETQLAAVEKVGVFWPAQESQGVHVNVSGIGLLQHATNPNEAIQLMEFLVSESSQTWYAEANQEYPVRPGTERSEILNRWGEFQADNVSMSVLGENNAAAVRLMNRAGWR; this comes from the coding sequence ATGAAACCTATTTTCAAAGTCATTTTAGCAGCCCTTATTATTATTGGGTTAATCATTACGCTGGTGCCCAGAGATAACGAAGGAAGCAGCGTGAACATCTATTCTTCAAGAAAAGAAGACTTGATTAAGCCGTTGCTCGATCGCTTTACTGAAGAAACCGGTATTCAAGTCAACCTAGTTACAGGCTCCGGCGACGGCTTACTAACTCGCTTGCAGAATGAAGGTGAAAATAGTCCTGCTGATTTATTTCTAACAGTAGATGCTGGGGCTTTGCATCGCGCAAAAACGGCCAATCTCTTTCAAGCGGTCAATTCTGAAGCGTTAAGTAACAACATCCCTGATTATTTGCGCGACGCAGACAATCAATGGTTTGGATTGAGCATGCGCGCCCGCACGATTTTCTACGCGAAAGATCGCGTAAATCCGGAAGAACTTAGCGATTACTTAAGCCTTGCCGATGAACAGTGGCGTGGCCGTATTTGTATTCGCTCTTCCGACAATATTTATAACCAATCCATGATTGCGGCAATGATAGAGCACCATGGTGAGGAAGCAACAGAAGCATGGGCGCGCGGATTGGTCGCGAACTTCGCTCGCGATCCAGTGGGCGGTGACCGAGATCAAATTCATGCCGTCGCTTCGGGTCAATGTGACATTGCGATTGCAAACACTTACTACTTCGGTGCCATGGCCGCGTCTGGTGACGAAACACAACTTGCAGCCGTTGAAAAGGTAGGGGTGTTCTGGCCCGCGCAAGAGAGCCAAGGTGTACACGTAAACGTGAGTGGAATTGGCTTGTTACAGCACGCAACGAACCCGAATGAAGCGATACAGCTCATGGAGTTTCTCGTGAGTGAGAGTTCACAAACGTGGTATGCAGAGGCGAATCAAGAGTATCCAGTGCGCCCTGGAACCGAACGCAGCGAAATTCTTAACCGCTGGGGCGAGTTCCAAGCCGATAATGTATCGATGAGCGTGTTAGGTGAGAATAACGCAGCAGCCGTACGACTCATGAACAGAGCTGGCTGGCGTTAA